A single window of Larus michahellis chromosome 17, bLarMic1.1, whole genome shotgun sequence DNA harbors:
- the LOC141732463 gene encoding olfactory receptor 10AG1-like: MEPSSFGRQKMSQRKGLENHTAGPGFLLLGFSDHANLQGLRFTVFLVIYLMVLTGNGLMPKMLRAFLMGDGSISFLGCAAQLYFLVLLGSTESLLLAAVSYDRYVAICDPLHYGLILNGRLCVRLVVGSWVAVIPVQVGQTYQLFTLPGCASHSLHHFFCDVPPLLELACADTFWNQVMLHTIILLFAVLPFSLMVVSYTQIVRAMLKMPSVLGRRKAFSTCSSHLGVVTLFYGSVMVVYFKRRSRDSADTDKYLALFYTIVTPMRNPVIYSLRNKEVRIALKRLLWRK; encoded by the exons ATGGAGCCCTCA AGCTTCGGGAG ACAGAAAATGTCCCAAAGAAAAGGCTTGGAGAACCACACAGCAGGACCTGGCTTTCTTCTTCTGGGATTCTCTGACCACGCCAACCTGCAAGGCTTGCGCTTCACAGTCTTCCTGGTCATCTACCTCATGGTCCTCACAGGGAATGGCCTCATGCCAAAaatgctgcgggctttcctgatggGAGACGGCAGCATCTCCTTCCttggctgtgctgcccagctgtatttcctggttttgctgggcAGCACCGAAAGCCTTCTCCTGGCCGCCGTGTCCTACGACCGGTATGTAGCTATCTGTGACCCCCTGCACTATGGCCTCATCCTGAATGGGAGGCTCTGTGTCAGACTGGTGGTGGGCTCATGGGTGGCTGTCATCCCAGTACAAGTAGGGCAGACTTACCAGCTGTTCACTTTGCCCGGCTGTGCATCCCATAGCCTTCATCACTTCTTCTGTGATGTCCCCCCTCTGTTGGAACTGGCCTGTGCAGACACTTTCTGGAACCAAGTGATGCTGCACACCATCATCctgctctttgcagtccttcccttttccttgatGGTCGTTTCTTACACTCAAATTGTCAGGGCAATGCTGAAAATGCCTTCAGTTCTGGGCAGAcgcaaagccttttccacctgctccTCACACCTGGGGGTGGTGACTCTCTTCTATGGCTCCGTCATGGTTGTGTACTTTAAACGACGGTCAAGAGACTCTGCAGACACTGACAAATACCTTGCTCTGTTTTACACGATTGTGACCCCCATGCGCAACCCCGTCATCTATAGCCTGAGGAATAAGGAAGTGAGAATTGCCCTGAAGAGGCTCCTATGGAGAAAGTGA